A region of Zeugodacus cucurbitae isolate PBARC_wt_2022May chromosome 5, idZeuCucr1.2, whole genome shotgun sequence DNA encodes the following proteins:
- the Guk1_2 gene encoding guanylate kinase, producing MFHALKAAGANKEFTFKMYAQLAAKGPRPLVLCGPSGSGKSTLLKRLFDEYPNTFGFSISHTTRAPRAGEEHGVHYYFIEEHMMRAKVANNEFIETATFSGNMYGTSKATVLEIQQAGKVCVLDIEPQGVEQIKQTDLNPILVFNNPPTIQDLELRLRNRQTETEETLQKRLAAAEAEIAYGLSHGNFHKIIHNIEIDVAYAEFREFILNELKKQEAEGVQICWE from the coding sequence ATGTTTCACGCACTAAAGGCAGCCGGCGCAAACAAAGAGTTCACATTTAAAATGTACGCACAATTGGCCGCTAAAGGACCACGTCCATTAGTGTTGTGCGGTCCCTCTGGCTCCGGAAAAAGCACTTTGCTTAAACGACTCTTCGACGAGTACCCGAACACCTTCGGTTTCAGCATTTCACACACGACACGCGCACCACGTGCCGGTGAGGAGCACGGCGTACATTATTACTTTATTGAAGAGCACATGATGCGTGCAAAAGTAGCGAATAATGAATTCATAGAAACTGCTACTTTTAGCGGCAATATGTATGGCACAAGCAAGGCTACAGTGCTGGAGATACAACAAGCGGGCAAAGTGTGTGTCTTGGATATTGAGCCTCAAGGTGTGGAGCAAATTAAGCAAACTGATTTGAATCCGATTCTGGTTTTTAACAATCCACCAACTATACAAGATTTGGAGTTGCGTTTGCGCAACCGTCAAACTGAAACGGAGGAGACATTGCAGAAGCGGCTGGCCGCTGCCGAGGCGGAGATAGCTTATGGTTTGAGCCATGGCAATTTCCATAAGATCATACATAATATTGAGATTGATGTGGCATATGCAGAGTTCAGGGAATTCATTTTGAACGAGCTGAAGAAGCAAGAAGCTGAAGGCGTTCAAATATGTTGGGAGTGA